The following proteins are encoded in a genomic region of Alnus glutinosa chromosome 8, dhAlnGlut1.1, whole genome shotgun sequence:
- the LOC133875786 gene encoding probable sodium/metabolite cotransporter BASS1, chloroplastic, translated as MLSSVSSSHHGRRGSSFQQNTNPAWRYPQRRPQSPLFLNLRSTRPYTPPPSSSSVQLALRSPHFQSQPPPPNKPTWTPSIALIPHPEIIDARTSRLPPLQCGVSSNSYSTNGARSFRDWIELIGEAVSTAFPIWVALGCLLGLIKPSSFSWVQPKWTIVGITLTMLGMGMTLTLDDLRGALAMPKQLLSGFLLQYSVMPLSGFLVSKLLNLPSYYAAGLILVGCCPGGTASNIVTYIARGNVALSVLMTAASTLAAVFMTPFLTAKLAGQYVAVDAIGLLLSTLQVVLLPVLAGAFLNQYFQGLVKFVSPVMPPIAVATVAVLCGNAIAQSASAILTSGRQVVLAASLLHASGFFFGYILSRMLGIDVSSSRTISIEVGMQNSVLGVVLASQHFGNPLTAVPCAVSSVCHSIFGSALAGIWRRMPPQIED; from the exons ATGCTATCTTCAGTTTCATCCTCTCATCATGGAAGAAGAGGCTCAAGTTTTCAGCAAAACACGAACCCGGCTTGGAGGTACCCACAGAGAAGACCTCAATCACCACTGTTTCTCAACCTTCGTTCCACCAGACCTTACACTCCAccaccctcttcttcttctgtacAACTTGCACTGAGATCGCCTCATTTTCAATcacaaccaccaccaccaaacAAACCCACTTGGACTCCATCCATCGCTCTCATTCCACATCCAGAAATCATCGATGCGCGAACCTCAAGACTACCTCCACTTCAATGCGGCGTTTCATCGAACAGCTACAGCACCAATGGCGCTCGGAGTTTCCGGGATTGGATTGAGCTCATTGGCGAAGCTGTATCGACTGCGTTTCCCATATGGGTAGCACTGGGATGCCTATTGGGGCTCATCAAGCCGAGCTCCTTCAGTTGGGTTCAGCCCAAATGGACCATTGTTGGCATAACCTTGACAATGCTTGGTATGGGCATGACGCTTACTCTCGACGATCTCCGCGGCGCTCTGGCTATGCCCAAACAATTACTATCAGGCTTTTTGCTGCAGTACTCG GTGATGCCATTATCAGGGTTTCTTGTGAGCAAGCTTTTAAATCTGCCATCCTATTATGCAGCTGGTTTAATATTGGTTGGTTGCTGCCCAGGGG GAACAGCAAGTAACATTGTCACTTATATTGCACG tgGAAATGTGGCACTTTCGGTGTTAATGACAGCAGCTAGCACTTTAGCAGCTGTG TTCATGACCCCATTTCTCACAGCCAAACTTGCTGGGCAATATGTTGCGGTAGATGCAATCGGGCTGCTACTCTCAACACTTCAG GTTGTGCTTCTTCCTGTGCTAGCTGGTGCATTTTTAAATCAGTATTTCCAAGGCCTGGTTAAATTTGTTTCCCCCGTGATGCCGCCCATTGCTGTTGCAACTGTAGCTGTTTTATGTGGAAATGCAATTGCTCAGAGTGCTTCTGCAATTCTTACATCTGGTCGACAAGTGGTGCTAGCTGCATCTCTTCTTCATGCATCTGGATTTTTCTTTGGTTACATACTTTCTAGGATGCTTGGGATTGATGTGTCATCATCAAGGACAATCTCTATTGAGGTTGGCATGCAG AACTCAGTGCTTGGAGTAGTTCTTGCTAGTCAGCATTTTGGAAATCCATTGACAGCAGTACCATGTGCAGTCTCCAGTGTGTGTCACTCGATATTTGGTAGTGCCTTGGCAGGAATTTGGCGACGGATGCCCCCCCAGATCGAGGATTAA
- the LOC133876020 gene encoding uncharacterized protein LOC133876020 — protein MDSKFHGHLPPLKRFRLRQLQQEEEEEELQCRDRAVASSRLPAKKRKESRDPPLAVTGTATAYCLPAKKRVWALQPDFFAHKPASPPLDLNVEYKPPPAFEEETEAVKEEDVVVEDEDEDDGIVCAICQSTDGDPSDPIVFCDGCDLMVHATCYGNPLVKAIPDDDWFCTQCLVSSSEAKKDGKPSSCCLCPIKGGALKPTVDGRWAHIVCALLVPEVFFGDAEGREGIDCSKVPNKRWEDKCYVCKSASGCAVDCSEPNCPLAFHVTCGLKEDLCIEYREGRKKGAIVAGFCKNHTELWEKQQQTGKFKIVAREERKK, from the exons ATGGATTCCAAATTCCACGGCCACTTGCCTCCTCTCAAAAGATTCAGACTCAGGCAACTgcagcaagaagaagaagaagaggagctACAGTGCAGAGACCGTGCGGTGGCCTCCTCACGCCTTCCTGCCAAGAAGCGAAAGGAATCCCGGGATCCGCCTCTCGCTGTCACAGGCACCGCAACCGCCTACTGCTTGCCTGCCAAGAAAAGGGTGTGGGCGCTTCAACCAGATTTCTTTGCCCACAAGCCCGCCTCGCCGCCTTTAGACCTCAATGTCGAGTACAAGCCGCCTCCGGCTTTTGAGGAAGAAACAGAAGCTgtaaaagaagaagatgttgtTGTTGAGGATGAGGATGAGGATGATGGGATTGTATGTGCTATTTGCCAGAGCACAGATGGGGACCCTTCAGATCCTATTGTGTTCTGTGACGGCTGTGACCTGATGGTGCACGCCACCTGCTATGGAAATCCCCTTGTGAAGGCGATTCCAGACGATGATTGGTTTTGTACCCAATGCCTAGTTTCTTCTTCGGAAGCTAAGAAAGATGGAAAGCCCTCTTCCTGCTGCCTATGTCCAATCAAGGGAGGTGCATTGAAGCCCACGGTAGACGGGCGATGGGCGCATATCGTGTGCGCTTTGCTGGTTCCGGAGGTGTTCTTCGGAGACGCGGAAGGCCGGGAGGGGATCGATTGCTCCAAGGTTCCAAACAAGAGGTGGGAAGACAAGTGTTACGTTTGCAAGAGTGCAAGTGGGTGCGCCGTCGACTGCTCTGAGCCCAATTGCCCTCTGGCCTTTCATGTCACCTGCGGGTTGAAGGAGGATCTTTGTATCGAGTACAGAGAAGGGAGGAAGAAAGGTGCTATTGTTGCTGGTTTCTGCAAAAACCACACAGAATTATGGGAAAAG CAACAACAAACAGGAAAGTTCAAGATCGTGGCTAGAGAGGAGCGCAAGAAGTAG